The genomic region ttaattggacattttttttatcctttcCGCATAACtgattacataaaaaaaatatcaaattgcataaaaataaaatcgtgtttatattatatactagCTGTCGAGACACGATGTCTCTGAGAATGTATACCTAAACtaaaagatatatacataaaatataaatacttataaaaaattagattataatattatagaaatttaaaataataaaagtgaaaataatacaaatttaattaaaaaaaattgacccaCCACACCACCCCCTTCTCCNNNNNNNNNNCCCCCACCACCACATACAACCTCCACGATGCCGCCCCGAAGGGGGGCGAGGCGCCTGGGCGGCATGGCCGTCCCAGATTCAGGGCAACCGACGCGCCTGCCCTCTTCTGGGGCCATAATATCTTGCTATAATATCTCCGTCGCCCATAATATCTTgctatttatatgtttaacgAAAAATACTATGTGGTTGTTAAGTGTATGagattaaaagtatttttttgtataaaaaaaaattggactaAACATGAAAATTATGTAACTAATAGGACCAAATGTAAAGCTTTTAACGTGCACGTgctcatttttattaaatatctaatgaaaatgtatcctaaaattaaaggtgctacttttaaaaaattatgcaataaaaaattaaaatttcacaatcaataaaaacaaaaatggtaATGTTATTTCCCCTACGATGCTTCTACAGGACTTGAGAAAGCTTGAGGTGCATCTATcattttatagtttttgaaatatcaaaagatattaattttttgtaaaaataatgttaACTTAGCTTTCTGACTAAGAggagataatatttttcagaaatacctaactttttttataaatttaatatctgcttgttttaattttttttaaaggaacaattgtatttttcccccataaattagaataatacGTTTTTAGTCCTATTATTTTCGAAAATCTCAAAGTTAGTTTGGTATCTTAGAAACTTCTCAATTTATGTCTGCATTCCAACTTTcgacaaaaattaatatttttgtgatatatttttttttataagagaagTAATACTTTTTGGTTCGTAATTTAGgaccttttttattttaatttcattggttataaaatttttacttttggtcTCGTAACTcctaaaaagtaatatttttggtcccatgacacctttatattatatattttaacagaAAATGTCACGTGCTTAACACATGGCCACCTTTACAACTTTTGTCGCATATGTTATGGGATTTTCACTTTTGTTCTCATAACTTTAAAAagtaacacttttagtcccattaaCTTAATGATCATGtggaatttttcattaagCATCTAACGAAAAAATGTCATGCATGGGACAAAATGTTACGGaatcaaatgtaaaaataaaaagaaacggCCATGTATCATTGGCATGTAgttttttctgtcaattttgtAACAAAGTTCGTAGTAGGATGGAAAGTGAGAATTTATTATACTGATGTGACtatcttttataattcaatatatgattaaaagtgtacaaaatttaaattatgatacgAAAAGAATATAACTTTTACTATCTACGAATTCAATAATAGTTCTTATTCATCCATCTTCctcatattatattaatgcAATTTGCAGTCCATGGCACATGcaccaataataaattaacccGACAATAATGTACttagatattataaaaaagactaaaaaaatgataaaaatatgcGTGCAATTGTGgaaataactaataatttcGAGGAATAAGATAagattattgcttaattaatacAACATAGAGacatcaaaagaaaatcatcattttaaataaaatgtaacaagacATAGCTAAAGACCAAGAAATATCTGGTCTGGCAGAGCTCTCATTAGGGCAGGCAAAAGTCCCAAGCCCATAGGAGCATTGAGAATAGAAACAACGATATGGGGTCATAGAAATTATGACCCATCAGAAAAAAGGGAACATAGGATGATCCGAGTAGTACTAAATTCGGGTCGGGAGGGAGGGTGGGTGATGGTGATCAAGGGCATTTTGGCCCTCCTTCCTTAGTCTTCCAGTTGTTGTAGCAAGGGCAGACGGCTTTGTTGCCGTAGTAGCCAGGGGGAACGCACAGGCACTTGTTGCAGCATTTGTTGCAGAACGTCAAACACGCCTTCTTGTACTGTGTTTGCTTGCACCTTCTCGCACACTCCGACGGGCATTCTGGTCAGATcacatatttcattatttatctCACATATTTCAATGTTCGTCGAtgtctaatatatatacatatatgaagaCTTACGGTAGATCTTCAGGCTGCCTGGACCATACCGATTCTGCAGCATCATCAAATCATATGTTAGcacaatatataaaacatcATAAGTTCTAACAatgcaaattaaattaaatatatatatgttcagtccgtatatatattagtaaaattaatgatttcaATACACTATTTCGAATCATTTAGATTACGTTTGGAACAATAGATTTGGATCTGAGGAAagtatttagaattttttttttcaatgacttcatattaaataatttaaaatccaagAATTTTCACTGAAAATAGTACAAATTGCATTTCACCCCCTGTGAATACATTTCAGTGTGAAGTAGTCAGTCActaaagaaagagagagaagaagaagaagaaactgaCCCTGTCAAGGTGGTATTGAGCAGCCACAGTGGAGGTGAGAGTGGAGATGGCGATGAATGCCAGAAGCAGAATGAGAGCAGTGAGCTTATTAGCCATCGCCATGTCGCCAAACAAGGCCTAAAGTGGATGGACTGTTTTCCGAGTGGTGTGGTTGTAGGGATGAAGTGCTTATTGCTTCGCAAAGAGttgggcttatgtatttatagagtAAATGGATAGGTGTTGGAGTTCGAtcacattaaaatatttacataactAATCATTCTTCTTTTTGATCCGTGTTTGGGGCCATACATTTCTCATATGCATGCCCTTCAGCAAAGGGAATAGatgtggagagagagagagagagaatattaGCACATTGATCTGCTTTAATTTGTACGGCAAGTTGAATGGGATATTTGAATAGAGAATTCCATATACTAACTTTTCTTACAGAGTTAGAAATGCAGTTTGGTGAGAGTGACACGTGTATTGAGATACCGAGTAAGCGTCTTATTCCTCTATTTTACCACATCAGACAATTTTTCGCAAAATTTTAAGGCttctcttaaaaaatttaattcagatCGAGTTTGGTCGGGTTCgaaccaattatatgataagtgcaATAGGTTTATTGTcttgatcaatcacataataagtgtattatacttactttataattatttttagggtGAAATACATTTTGCACCCTTAAACTGTGCATTTTGTCTCATTTACACCcctgaaatataaaaaataacagacACCCctgacaaaataatttgatattgatagGACAAAAATACCTTTTTCACTTACccctatacattttattttacttcctaaaatatgttttattaaaatatctctttcagactatttttagtgatttaaaattatactcacattttattttgtaaataatatttataatttatatttttttataaattatggaagaaaaataagatttacGAGCTCAATATATGCGGatatatattacaaagtaaataaattatgttaaaaagtaCATGTAAATACGTGTCaatacataatgcatataatataattatataaaaagtatattatataacttataaatttttattcaatttcatgtccatataataaaaatatatcatatcattacttaaaaatacagaatattgtattaattatgattgttatattttacagtatatatatgttcaatgtaatattttaaatttgtatcgATGATTTATTTTAGGGTTGTAAATAATGACATTTtcgtcataaaaaaattagtgcagAGACTATTTtgttactttttataattaaaaaataaaaattcactttatacataatttaagaATGAAAAGTATATTCTTCCCTTTTCATAGGTCATGTCCTCAAATAATAGTTATGAGATGATTTATCAGCGCGTAGTTTGATGTACTTGAAAAGCCACCACCCTAACTTACGAGACGAATTTGTAGAACCAGAACTTTGGTATTGGGGTTTTCAAGAAAGGTTTGTCGTTTTATGAtgttatattgaaaataagggCTAGATTTCTCAATAAACTGGTACagaattactattttttaaaaaaattaattttcgcTACATTATAAatcatcataatttaaaaattttaataaattaatattcgtCAAGGTTTTTAGTTGTAGTTTTAGCTATAGCTAATGTTTTGGTCACATCGATAGAAACAACGGCTAATGGCTGTTTTAAAGCAATTGTTAATTTGTATTTGCCCAGGTTCTTCTTttagctatagtaattaatcgcaatagaaaattattttttttctagtgaatcATTATATAAATAGCTAGGCCGGATCTTACATgaattttcttacaaaaacaataatacatcATTACCACAAAATATCggtcaataatttaataagttttcaCATCATCGGCtatgaaattttacataatatagtgataaaatgaattataataaactcatataaaaACGAGATATGTATTAGATATCGGTTCCATATATAGGCTCATATTCGTATAGTCACGGAACTTCAACCTTAGGTGATAGGTCAAAATCTCATGAGCTCCAACTTTGTACAAAAGTGTGTTTGTAATAGATTCTATTTTTGTGgtgagaataaattacaaaagagattgtaaattaagtaataataaaagttgagggtatttgaaaataaaagttaaaaatgaaaaaaagttgaaattggAGGTTTTGgaaaaacaacttaatatttacaattttacaaCTAAGCTGCAAAAAGTTGGTAGTGAGCTATTCATAACTTTTatcttaaatcaatttaatttaaaataattcaaaagcaTAGGcagtaaaacaaaaatactatatattttcaatgtaTTTTCGACCATAAGTTGTAGACacttattttaagtatttacAAAGATTTCTTAAGTCAAATTACATATAGCTTTGTGCCTGTtgcatttcaaaaatttggCCATACTACAAGGGTCGAAGGATCTTAAAAGAAATCTTAAGATTATCAGAGGACTAGCCCTACAAAACAGAAATTAgcactccgatgcttaagtcagtaacagtttagaaaaaatgaaaggaaaaaacttgaattaaaataagaataatggTGAGATATGATTAAGAATGATGATATTCATTTGGAGTGAAAATTATAAGCTAAAAGTAGCCTAAAAACCGAGAAGCAATTGAAAGAATACGTGAGAGCTTGAGAATAAGAAAGATGTTATTAAAGTGACTGCACAAggcctctatttataggcttgTACAGGCAGGATACAGAGGATGTTGTGGAGTTTCGTACGTAATTAGAAAGCCCTTTGAGTTGGTTATCATTCAAAGTAAATCGTTTgtaatttggataaatattgaCCGCTATGTCAGTTGGACAGATCCCTGCCATGTCTGCCTAAAAATTTGAGAGTTGAATTTTTGTAGATTTTCTAGCTCATAGCCATAGATTTGGTTGGAACCacctgaaaatattttaggatgaTGTGTATAAATGTGTTGACAAGCTACATGACGTGTCCTCGCAGTTATATAATGACGTGTCCTCGCAGTTATATAATGACGTGTCCGGCTGAAATGAGCCTTATTCCTTAGGTCTGCTAGTTCAATAAAGTAGCTGTAAGCGTGTGGGTTTTTCTTTCCAACTGCTGGGCTTTTATACGTCCTGTTGGTGGGCTATCTGCTCTGCTGATGAGCCAGTTGGGCTATTAGCAAATTGAGTTAGTATACTTATCTTGCGGGCTTGACCTAATAATTTCcctcttctttctccttttgtCTAAAGTCAGGGCATTTTCTAGTCCCCTGATTTTGCAGGCTCCCAAGTTCTCTCCTGTTAATACCTCGTCATGTCCATTATTTCTAGGTAAGTCTCCTAttctcattaaattattaattatgtccAAGGGTTCTGGATGAGCTGGTAATTGAGGATATCCTTATTGACTTGGCAGCCCTTTTCGATAATACCCAGTCCAGCCTCCAAAGGGGCAAAGGTGAGGAAGAAGTGAGTAGTATGAAGCATATTTCTAGGGAAGAGACGGAGAGAAGGAAACCAGAGGATGTGGTGGTAGCATCTGGTGCAGCGCCAAATAGGGTTTTTGCTCCTGCTTGAAGGAAGAGGATAAGGGGgcaatttatatataggtTGAGGACACCTGACAATTTTCTAATTNNNNNNNNNNCGCCCCCATATGATTTTGTAAGCTTCTATGTTGCCTAGCTGGAGCCTGGGTTACGATTTTTTCGCTGAGGTATCTAACCTGTTCAAGATTCTCCTAAACCAGTTTGTTCCCAAAGCTTTCAGCATCCTTACTGGATTTTACATTTTAGTGAGAATTTAGGTGAAACTCCTTTTGACACTGAGTTCCACTCTTTCTTCATGCTGAAGAAAGCAAGCCTtggtttgtttcattttacttCCCAAGGAGATGCTCGATTCCTTCCTTTCGATACATCTGTTAAGGAATGGAAACATCATTATTTCTTTGTATCCTCCTCTACTCCATGGCGTTTGCCTACAACATGGGTTCTACTTTCCACCGATCTTCCGAAATATCCAACTCGTAAACACTCTGCTacttttaaaagttttattgGAGAATTTAAATGCTTTCTAGTATTGGCCTCGTGAGCTTCATCTGAcccttcttttttgttttgggcTGAGTCCTAAGGAAGTCCTTCTGAAAACCGCTGCTCATATAATTCCCTATGTATTCTAATGtacacttatatattttctctacTTGTATAAGTTTGCGCTAATATACCTGTGCTTTTTGTAGTCAAtatgttcaaaaaattattgcaagaCAAGGCTTTAGGAGAGGTAAAGGCCCTCATAGGGTTTTACAAGACAATGTTGGCTGAGATACGTGAGCTGGACAGAACCCTGCTAAGTCTGCCTAAAAAACTAGGAGTTggttatttgtaaattttctagcTCATCAGCCATCGATTTGGTTGGAACCACTTGGAGATATTTTAAGATGATGTATAAATGAGTTGGCAAGTTAAATGACGTGTCCCCCAACTGTATGATGACATGTCCGGCTGAGATTGGCTTATTCCTTGGACCTGACAGTTCAGTAAAATAGTAAGTAAGCCTGTTGCCTTTCTTCGCAACTGCTTGGCTTTTATCAGTCTTGTTGGTGGGCTTTATCTGCCCTGCTGATGAGCCGATTGGACTAGTTTGCCTATTCTACAGGGTTGGCCAATAATTTTATGGGACACCAATGCctattatatacattttttaaatcattcaTTAACTTTATGAAAgacattaattttcaaaatttagctccaATTTCCATCTGTATAATCAATAATGAAAAGCGTGTTCCGAACAtcatatatagttatattttgtaaaattaccaatgctaaaattaattctctCACAATCCATTATGTTATAATTAACTAAGTAGCAGTCAAACCAAACACGACCTAAAAATTCTAATTGttttaaggaataattacactcctctctcctgaaatttgatgtaattcacGTAGATCCccgtagtttgaaaaattacatctaacacccctaaggtttgctttcatctaataaataggtccatttattagtcaaacttcactaaatttgttgatattaacaaaaaaactgaaggaaaattgagttttaccctcgattgacttatgaatgatttattgcaagtcaaataattttttctaactaaactactcttataatggtgaaaatataccccTCTCACATGCATCAACATgtaaagatgtataaggataggaaaaatagtatttttagtcccataagttaGGCCCAtgtcacttttggtcccattcaTTACGggattaacacttttagtcccataacttataaaaaattagcacttttggtccttatgcactttttcatctaaatttaATGATGCAGGTCACATGCCTAGCACATTGTtcttaagtattttttattggaggaaaaattgatctttttttCAATAGTAACATAGGAGTGTTTCATTTGGCCTACTTGATTAACTTGGAGAAGATTCTttcatagtgtttggatttgtagtTGCAGTGTttagttttgtgttttggagatagagagagaaaaatagagataaataagtatctgttgaaaatagatgatggctttgtttggatttgttacTTTGCAATTCCcgaaacaagataaaacacactcaatatttgtttttgtgtttttacaccttatctgcgtatttttctgtttttcaactttctatataatatatatatatacatttatatatacataatataaaacagacatgatttgacaataaacagtaatttttgtctcccaaaagtacaacattaaacataaaatatttatacatatacatatttatatataaaaatatatataaaattatatgatttgacaatgaacaatgatttttgtctcccaaatcccaacatcaaacctacaccatttattttaaaatattttaaattttcccaaaacacaaatccaaacatatcatctattttcaacacacactcacttatctctatttttctctctctatttccaaaacacaaaacaaaacaactaaaatacaaatccaaacataatggatatgtttagatttgtgttttgaggtaatttaaaatattttaaaataagtggtgtatgtttgatgttgggatttaggagacaaaatcattgtttattgtcaaatcatatctttttatatatcttttatatataaatattgtatgtttaatgttgtattttttggagataaaaattactatttattatcaaatcatgtctcttttatattatacatatataagtgtatatatatattatatatagaaagttgaaaaataaaaaaacacacagataaggtgtaaaaacacaaaaataaatattgagtatGTTTTACCTTGTCTTGAAAAAAGCGAaaacataaaaccaaacaaagccttTGTGTGACTGTTATTTGGCttcaacttataaatttataggaaGGCTAGGAATCAATTtttgtgagagaagagagaaatcgCTATGTTttttaccctaatttttttctctctaatgtagttttatttttccccAAAAAGGTCCCAAGCTAGGAAACAAACCAATTTCTTTTcaccaaaaatacttaatgaTCACATGCTAGGTATATGTGCTACACCGTTAAATTATAGACAAAACAGTAGATGAGGACAAAAAAAAACGCTAACTTTtgtaagttacaggactaaaagtgctaataCTATAATGAATTGGATCAAAAGTGTAACAGGCCTAACTTATCGGACAAAAAACGTTATTTTCCCTATAAGGACActttggtcataaaaagatttgtttgacttgcaataaattaatagtaagTCAATTAtgggtaaatatatatttttttttattttgactaatgaagaaacttatatattaaatggaaacaaacttcaaaaatacttaaatataattttttaaattataaaaaaattacgtagAATTATACCAACactaagagaaaaaaaaatgtaattatcccttattttaattacattgaTCCTTGAACTTCAGAACTGGTACAGATTGCAGACAGATCTTGGACGGTGTGTAAAGCACACGCAAaactaaatcaaattaattccctAGTTCAACCTTTGACTGAGCATTGAAACAGATAATTACAGGTAAGGTAGTTAGTCATCACGACCAAATTTCGAAcagattagatttttttattataaattatcttacatttctattttatttaatgtagaTATAACATagataatgtaatttttgtatggTGACGAGGATTGTGGGTTTTTCCTTACCAATTAGGGCTCTTCCTGCACCATTCTTGTAGGGATAGTCTATTGGGgcagtattttaaaattcggatagattataaaattataaaatttagtggGTTATCAATCGCTGATTCAACCGTTGGTTCAACTGTGATCGAATCgataacattatatatatgtaataattaattataaaaaaataacaaataactttaataattaaataatgtaaatatacttaaaaaatttattttgaatattttcatctttacaattaatatttttaataatatatgcttataattaagtaacataaaatagatatataatagcctataatacaacaaatgtagcataaaaattacaagaaattcaaataataaaagtcaAGCCACACCCAAAATACAAGTTCTAAAACATCAAAAGCTAATAAGCGTCCAACACTAAGACTTACCACactaattattctaattatccaaattataaaaagaaaggggaagaaaattagaatttaaacatatttttaaaacaggCCAAGGCCCGGCTGATTTTCATGACCGGGACCAGATCGACCAGTTCAGTGGTCGGACCATCGAATCGGCCTGTTCTATCAAAATAACACAGTTTTTGGCTCCTACCAATTTTTGCCTTTCGCCCGGTCAGCAGTTTGAGTGGTCTCGATTGGATTTTAAAACATTGCTACCAGGTTCATAACTACTTCTTTTACTACCAGACGCTTACTTAGCCATCGCTTGATCCAACTCGACCcaaagtttttcaaatttgccCCAAAATTCTCTACTTGTCCGATTGTTGCTTAGTAGTTTTGGGATCTTAAACGAACATCTTCAGAAggtaatttttaagaaaaaagtgcaagcaaccccctgtaatattaaaaatgagcaaattattttattaaaaataaatactaatttaactccctatatttttaaaaatgtagcAGTTTATCCCTATATGGTTTTTAAAatgtagcaatttacctcctttgACAGAGACTAATtggtttattttaaaaagcacaAAAGAGTGAATGACTACTTTTTATCATAAACATTTAATTTGCTAATTGCAATATCATAAGAagttaaattgcattaagctCTAATTTTAATGTGGTTGATTTTCCCTCTTAGCCAATCAGTTTCGCTACAGTACCCGCTGCTCTAGCTAAATGTCCACATTTTTCAAGCGTAATTTCTATGTTATGTATGGCCGTACTCAAGGACACTTCGATTGACGtagacttattttttatatattaaatcaaataaaaaatagaaaaaaatttaaaataaaaaattcaaatctgAATTTCGAAGTGGCTTAGATCCCATTTCACATGGTACTCAATAAGTACATAGTGATTATTGGGATTGGGATCAATAATTGAGTCACATGGTTCGGATATGAGGgctataattcaaataaatgcaGCAGATGAATATGGCACGATTTGTGGACACTGTATGTGCAACGTAGTGACGAACGAACATCATGCACGCGCACATGTAAGAGAtcttctttattcttttcttaagACATATCATTTATGAggatttttggtatttatattattatttcttaagcctgttagatatttttaagttaatgttTTCTTGCATGGTTTATCTTTGTCTTAAGCCAAAAAAAAGAGTAGTTGCAATTAATGATTTTGCTTAGTTTGGATTGTTGATTCGAACTTACGTGAAATTTGATCGTTTGATCTACTTATCTTTGAGTCGTATTTGATAACGATAATTAGTTCAATGTACTTATAGTTCGATTATTTTGCCTaaacttgaaaaatacaatatcgaatattttttgggaaaaatgcaagcaatccccTTATGATAtagcaaatgagtaaattactccttatgaaaaaacaaatagcaatttacctccctttattttttaaatacaacaatttacccccctataatttttaaaatgaagcaatgtACCTCCCTGTATgatgaggtaaattgctttattttaaaaagtataaggggggtaaattgctatttttttttatagggggataatatgctcattttcaatatcatagggggataaattgttatttcacCCAAATGTTTGTTTAATGAGTTCATGTTCATTTAGGGGTTTGATTACCACACCTACTATGGTCAATTTAAAATCGGTTTATTAGAATGTTCTATGTgataatactttttattttgtcacaacaacaatttttaagtattcataaggtttaaatatatttttgatctcgtaatttaaattatttagcttttctttttccttattatttaacCATTTAGGGTAGCATTTGATGCTACATCTCTCTAATTTTTGCGGTTTCAAACACTTCTTTGCCCGGAGTTCATCTTTCTCATCAAAAAGTATAAGTACGTCTCATTCTCACATGATCTTCCAAAATGGGGATATTGACATTTCTTTTGACTCATTTTTGctagtatttttattctttaacttTTAGATAGTCCATTTCATCCtgcatcattttaatttttgtgattttcgTCCTTTTGTTTGTGCTGGGGTTCACCTATCTCACTAGTGGATGTGAACTCCGACAAAAAAAGAACtgaaattgtgaaattaaaaaactgCAGTTAAAAGATGGAAAAGCCAAGTAACTTAAAGGGACAATTCCACACCCCTCCCCTTAGGTTTGGTGTATATTTGAAAACTTATTTGGTACCACTACAGTTTGTTCTCGTCTAAAAAATAGGTCCCtgtattagttaaaatatactGGATTTAtcgatattaacaaaaaaatttgaatgaaaattaaaatttaccatcgattgacttattgctaatcaaatagttttttttactaaactaaccttataacagtgaaaatatacctatTCACTGCAATAATttgtgaagatatataagaataatttggtcATGAAAAGATTTTTTGACCtttaataagttagtaataagtcaaataTCCGGGTAACTATGAATTATTatccccctttttttttcttaatatcaCCAAACTTAGTATTTGACTAAGAA from Sesamum indicum cultivar Zhongzhi No. 13 linkage group LG3, S_indicum_v1.0, whole genome shotgun sequence harbors:
- the LOC105157041 gene encoding gibberellin-regulated protein 4-like, which codes for MAMANKLTALILLLAFIAISTLTSTVAAQYHLDRNRYGPGSLKIYQCPSECARRCKQTQYKKACLTFCNKCCNKCLCVPPGYYGNKAVCPCYNNWKTKEGGPKCP